The genomic DNA TCAAGTTCGCCGCGCTGTACGTGGCCGCCGAGCGCGGGCTCTTCGAGAAGTACGGTCTGGACGTGCAGATCGACATCGTCGCGTCCGGCACCGAGGCCATAGCCTTCCTCGAGCAGGGGCAGATCGACGTGGGCGGCATCGCCATCGTCACGTCCCTGTGGAACGGCTGGAACCAGGGCATCGACATCAGGGTGTTCGCCCCGGGGGGT from Trueperaceae bacterium includes the following:
- a CDS encoding ABC transporter substrate-binding protein, whose protein sequence is MSFGNFRKLAAAALAAGLLIGSTAGAQQEVTPLDPPEPVRVAVVPILKFAALYVAAERGLFEKYGLDVQIDIVASGTEAIAFLEQGQIDVGGIAIVTSLWNGWNQGIDIRVFAPGG